GGCGAGGACACGGTTCACACGGTCCTTGTCGACCTCGCCGGTCCAGGTGCCGATGAGGAGGGTGGCCACCGCGTTGCCCGCGAAGTTGGTGACGGCGCGGGCCTCGCTCATGAAGCGGTCGATGCCGATGATCAGGCCGACGCCGTCCACCAGGGCGGGCTTGTGCGACTGCAGACCACTGGCCAGGACGGCGATACCGGATCCTGAGACACCGGCCGCGCCCTTCGAGGCGACCATCATGAAGAGCAGCAGCCCGATCTGCTGGCCGATGCCCATCGGCTGGTCCATCGCGTCGGCGATGAACAGCGAGGCCATGGTCAGGTAGATCATCGTGCCGTCAAGGTTGAAGGAGTAGCCCGTCGGCACGGTGATACCGACGACCGGACGGCCGACTCCCAGGTGCTCCATCTTCGCGATGAGCCGCGGCAGCGCGGACTCGGACGACGAGGTGGAGACGATCAGCAGGAACTCCCGGCCGAGGTACTTCAGCAGCTGGAAGATGCTCACCTTGGCCACGAGCTTCGTCAGCGTGCCGAGCACGACGACGACGAACAGCAGACAGGTGACGTAGAAGCCGAGCATGATCGTGACGAGCGCCTTCAGCGCGTCCATCCCGGTCTCGCCGATCACGGCCGCCATCGCACCGAAGGCACCGATGGGCGCGGCCCACATGATCATGCCGAGGACCCGGAAGACCAGCTTCTGGATGTGCTCGACCCCACGCAGGATCGGCTCACCGGAGCGCCCCATGGCCTGCAGCGCGAACCCGACGAGCAGCGCCACGAGGAGGGTCTGGAGCACCGTCTCCGAGGTGAAGGCCGAGACGAACGTGGTCGGGATGATCCCGAGCAGGAAGTCGACGGGCCCCTCGGCGGCCTTCGCCGCCTGCTCGTGCCCGACGCCCTTGACGG
Above is a genomic segment from Streptomyces sp. R21 containing:
- a CDS encoding cation:dicarboxylase symporter family transporter; this encodes MASTARTAPAAPAGKRDRTHYLYIAVIIAVLLGIAVGFAAPDFAKELKPIGTGFVSLIKMMISPIIFCTIVLGVGSVRKAAQVGKVGGLALGYFIAMSFVALAIGLVVGNIIHPGSGMHLTEAVKGVGHEQAAKAAEGPVDFLLGIIPTTFVSAFTSETVLQTLLVALLVGFALQAMGRSGEPILRGVEHIQKLVFRVLGMIMWAAPIGAFGAMAAVIGETGMDALKALVTIMLGFYVTCLLFVVVVLGTLTKLVAKVSIFQLLKYLGREFLLIVSTSSSESALPRLIAKMEHLGVGRPVVGITVPTGYSFNLDGTMIYLTMASLFIADAMDQPMGIGQQIGLLLFMMVASKGAAGVSGSGIAVLASGLQSHKPALVDGVGLIIGIDRFMSEARAVTNFAGNAVATLLIGTWTGEVDKDRVNRVLAGELPFDEKTLLDDDEDDARAAVPEQGGEKELAKA